A DNA window from Zingiber officinale cultivar Zhangliang chromosome 3A, Zo_v1.1, whole genome shotgun sequence contains the following coding sequences:
- the LOC122050311 gene encoding uncharacterized mitochondrial protein AtMg00810-like, with amino-acid sequence MYVKNAFLHRELDREIYMIQPIGFQNQHHLEYVCKLWKALYGLKQAPRAWYGKIAEFLTQSGYLVTSADSSLFIKTNKGKLAIVLVYVDDLVITGDDKEEILQTKENLSVRFQMKELGQLKHFLGLEIDRIQNRIFLCQQKYSKDLLKKFGMLECKPISTPTEPNIRICAHEGKSLEDATMYQQLVGSLIYLTLTRPDISYVVSVISRYMQNPKKPHLEAARRILRYVKSTIDYGLLYKRNEDCKLVGYCDADYAGDCDTRRSTTGYVFKLGSGTISWCSKRQPTVSLSTTEAEYRAAAMAAQESTWIIQLMNNLHQPVDYAVPAYCDNQSAICLAENPIFHARTKHVEVHYHFIREKVLQGEIEMRQISTDNQVADVLTKGLNANKFKMFRYQLSTIQRVGIEGEC; translated from the coding sequence ATGTATGTGAAGAATGCTTTTCTTCATAGAGAATTGGATCGGGAAATTTATATGATCCAACCAATAGGTTTTCAGAACCAACATCATCTTGAATATGTGTGTAAGCTATGGAAAGCACTCTACGGATTGAAACAAGCACCTAGAGCGTGGTATGGTAAAATTGCTGAATTTCTAACTCAAAGTGGTTATTTAGTAACATCTGCAGATTCCAGCTTATTTatcaaaacaaataaaggaaaattAGCTATCGTGTTAGTATATGTGGATGACCTAGTCATAACAGGTGATGACAAAGAAGAAATTCTTCAAACAAAGGAGAATTTATCAGTTCGCTTTCAAATGAAGGAACTTGGGCAACTTAAGCACTTTCTTGGTTTAGAGATTGATCGCATacaaaatagaatatttctttgTCAACAAAAATATTCcaaagacttgttgaaaaagttTGGAATGCTCGAATGCAAGCCGATTTCGACACCCACGGAGCCAAATATCAGAATATGTGCACATGAAGGGAAAAGTTTAGAAGATGCAACTATGTATCAACAATTGGTAGGCAGTCTCATCTACTTAACCTTAACTCGACCTGATATTTCTTATGTAGTCAGTGTGATAAGTCGGTATATGCAAAATCCAAAGAAGCCTCATTTAGAAGCAGCTCGACGAATATTAAGATATGTAAAGAGCACAATTGATTATGGCCTTTTGTACAAAAGAAATGAAGACTGCAAGTTAGTTGGCTACTGCGATGCTGACTATGCAGGAGATTGTGACACAAGAAGATCAACAACTGGTTATGTATTCAAGCTTGGTTCTGGAACAATCTCGTGGTGCAGCAAGAGACAACCAACTGTATCATTGTCAACTACTGAAGCTGAGTATCGAGCAGCAGCAATGGCAGCTCAAGAGAGCACATGGATAATACAACTAATGAATAATCTACATCAACCAGTAGATTATGCAGTTCCAGCATATTGTGACAATCAATCAGCAATTTGTTTGGCagaaaatccaatctttcatgcaaGAACTAAGCATGTTGAAGTTCATTATCATTTTATCAGAGAAAAAGTTCTGCAAGGAGAAATTGAGATGAGACAAATCAGTACAGATAATCAAGTTGCGGACGTGCTTACAAAAGGATTAAACGCCAACAAATTTAAGATGTTCCGTTATCAACTCAGCACAATACAAAGGGTTGgtattgagggggagtgttga
- the LOC122050310 gene encoding uncharacterized mitochondrial protein AtMg00820-like: MEELTPQSQLRRSNRTRRPNPKYANAAIVEEATEPETFEEASQSPEWVIAMKEEIDALQQNQTWDLLPKPRDVKPISCKWVFKIKRRLDGSIERYKARLVPRGFSQQYGLDYDETFSPVAKLRTVRILLALAANKDGNL, encoded by the coding sequence ATGGAAGAATTAACTCCACAATCTCAACTCCGAAGGTCAAACAGAACACGAAGGCCAAATCCAAAATATGCAAATGCAGCCatagttgaagaagcaacagagcCTGAGACATTTGAAGAAGCGTCGCAAAGTCCTGAGTGGGTGATAGCTATGAAAGAAGAGATTGATGCACTGCAGCAAAATCAAACTTGGGATCTCTTACCAAAACCAAGAGATGTGAAGCCCATTTCTTGCAAGTGGGTTTTCAAAATAAAGCGTCGTCTAGATGGGTCAATCGAGAGGTACAAGGCACGATTGGTACCTCGTGGTTTCTCTCAACAGTATggactagactatgatgaaacatttagtCCAGTGGCAAAACTTAGAACTGTACGAATCCTTCTTGCACTTGCAGCCAACAAAGACGGGAATCTATGA